From the Gossypium hirsutum isolate 1008001.06 chromosome A02, Gossypium_hirsutum_v2.1, whole genome shotgun sequence genome, the window TGTTCTTTCTTCTTTGCTGTATTTTCAAAGAAAAGCAGCAAATTTCTCTCAGATACAGTCTATCTAATTGCAGAGAAACCAacataataaaaagtttaaaactgTTAAAGGAGAATTCTAACCTTGAAGAACAGCACCACAAGAACCACACTTGAAGAAAGAATACCGAGGAAGCTCCTTTATAAGACTATCACACCTCAGGCAACGAACTAACCGAGCTTTTGATTCTTCAGCCAttgaaaaacaaaactaaaagatCCCAAAAGAGATAAACCAAGCTTTAGGTATCTTAATTTTGGCTTCAAAATTGTGTTTTTGAGAGACGACTAATGTTTAAAAAGTCAAAGAATCTGTGTTTCATGGTAAAAGACTAAAGCAGAAGTTtggagggaaagaaaaaaatacaaaaagtcACAATCTGTAGTTTCAGTGGTGGGTTTAGTCGTTAGAAGAAGGGGGCCCAAAACGATGACGTGTCGAAGTTTCTTTGGAAAAGGCTGCCATGGAAGAGCAAACCTGGCTTTCTTTGGTTCGAAGAAAGTAATTCAATGGGTCTGAGACTGACATGATTTGTTTTCGAAGAAGAAATCAACGTTTACCATTGAAGTATTGAACTGATCCTACACAAATTTTGAAGTAtacccattttttttaattttgtacttaaatatttttttcatcaatttaataccAAAAGTATGCCtcctttttacttatttttgaTACACCACATGTTTGACTTCAtgtaaaaaacaaatatttttttattaaatatatatatacatttaaaaaatacaaaaaatagaaaaaaaatataaattatagaaaatttataataaaataagataactGAAAAGGAATTAATtggaattaataatattattacaagaatttttaaaagaaattgtaaaaattataaaaataattttttttatgaaattatacttaaatttcaagatttctttgtaattacttgaaatttaaatatattttttaaatttttataacaatttcaattgttatatattattttgtattatatataatttttttttactttttttaatcaatataatatatataatattaaaaaaaacatgtgaCATATTCTAATAGTGACATATGCTAGACCAACACTCGATCAACTCGGTCAATGGTTGATCAAAGTTAACagtgttttttaatatttaaatatttaatattatagttttttattttttaatttaaatttaatattttaatttaaataaatctaattgcCACATGGAATTTTTTCATTGATCAAGAACAAGTTATGTGGCACTTTTCCATTGGCCAAAGTGGCCTAACGGTAGTTACCAAATAGATTGAAAATAGAGGAAATTGATACTTTAAgtatcaaattgtaaaaataaaaataaaaattaagtacaAAAGTGGCAAAATGGGTATACATCTGGAGCTAAATCATGAATTTAGCCAAAACTTAAAATAGAAGTTGTATCACATTTAGTAATTGGTCAAATTTTTGTTATTAGTCTCTATATTATGAGTAAGTTATATATCTagtctttaaattttattttagtcaattttaatcattatacttttcaaattttgaaattttaatcttgactCAAATGATAATAGTTAAATAAATTAGGTTAAATCTTGCTATTAGTCCCACATTAATTGTGTGGTTTAGTTCATGttcttcaatttaatcttttttagtccctatacttaacgaattttgaaattttaatcttaacTCAAATGGTAgcaattaaatttgttaattaaaaataAGCTTGGTTTTTTGTAAGTATTATGTGaaaattatgagttaaaattgtATTACACGTGTGATAAAATGTTtgaggtaaatttttttaaaaatagtataatttaaattaataattttttatatatactttatgTCTGTTTTACGGTCTATGTTCGGGTCCGTGATTATCCCTCCTAACAATATGGTCTTGACATTAGACCATCCATAAGGTGAAATCAGAAAGCAAAGATGAGGCAATTAGTGCTACTTTTATTTTTGGTGGGtgtgttattaattttaattttcttggaATTAAATGGAGTCAAACTTaagcttcttttttcttttttgtctaCAAGCTCTTACGGGAGACAAGGTTATATACTCTTAAATAAATCAGAATCTTTTCCCTTTGCTTAGTTGCTTTTATTTATTAGTATAGAGATGTGATAATAACATAAAATGGTTGAACGTTTCctcaaggaaaataaaataactcTCTTCACACAAACCTCTGTATATTTGACCATCTCATACCTTTTTCTTTATTACCTAAAATATCAATTACgtgttagtaaattaattaaatccatCCTCAAATCACCCAATTAATTTCCTTCTTAATTATAAGTTTCACCCAATTCAATCGTTTGAATCTGTTTTCCGGTCAACATCTAACGAATTGTTAAGTGGATAATTGATGTGacaaaataatgtaaaaaaataattacgtGGTAGTTAACTTATTCAACCACCGGTctagttttaaaaattatattttaacaaaaatatctaATTATATTACCAAAAAAATTACACCCCTAATCACTCcaacttaaaatattaaaaaaattcttactaaCTAAACCTAGCctcaatcaatcataaaaaaaaaacccctttttCAATAAACTTCTAATTAATTTATGTAAGAATAgagaagttttttttaaaaaaaaaattattacttaaaaaaattatttgatgcatcgtcaatatataaattttatataccattaatgaataataatataacacattattattacattaaacaaaaaaatatagaggatttgtaaataaatactaacaatttttttaaaacataattaaacattaaactaactattataaataaatattaataactcttGAGTTTAAAGGTTTAACATTTTGttatgattttaattatatttaaataaaattattaatatatttttacaagtcctctatttttttatttaataatgagaTTACATGTTATTAATAACTGATTGTACATGAGATTTATGCACGAAAACTTTATTTATCTATAAATGTCATTACAAATCATAGAAATATTATAATTACATTCATATTTATTTAACTTGGATagtttttcatttataattaatgataaaaaatatttataactcaTTTCAAAAGATTTTACTTTGATATTTCTATTCTATACATTGACGCAATGTTATACAACaccttaaaattttagaaaattttaattaaatctcTCCCACGTACAGTGTGAATGGTGAACAGTGGTGCTAGTGTTAAAGCAGATTTGAAGATGCTGAGATGAGAGTGATGTTTTGATCAACACTGAACTATAGCTAGCTGTcgatgagtttaaaatttttctgCCATGCTTCTCTTTTCATCGCTATAAGACCGGAAcgttaaattctattattaatttttgtatttaattaaacttttgattttaatcaatatattataatttaatcatatttagtttttatatttttaaaattttaaattttcaaatttcgtTGTCGGTGAAATTTAtaaagttttgttattttcaaaatttaacacaataaatatattatcatatgtattactcactaaaaatcagttaatagattaaaaaaatatcattactAAAACAgtaatttccaaaatttaaatatagaaTGGTTTAATTGAAAACTATGAACTAAATCCATAGCTATACACATAAGATAaaactaataattgaatttaattaaaatttcaaactttagaaaaatataaatattaatattaagcaattcgaaaaatataaaaactaaaatttaaatgaaatgtgagttaaaaaattatgaataaagatTTGATTAAAAAACCCTGAAACATGTGATAACCTTTTAACTCACCCCGTGTAGAGCTAAAATGTATTCACCTTTTAACTCATTTACCAATGCTCAAGAAATTTCTGATAACTGCAGTTTTATTATCTTTACAAGCAACCGAGTTTTACGAGACATAACTGAACATCACCCTGACAATTTGCTTTTATCAACAGCCCAACTTgtggaataaaaagaaaaaaaaacaaatgaaacaattaaaaacAATCCATAAATGCAGAACCAAAATGAACATACTAATGTAATGAAAAATATGAGGGACTTACTCTAGCTTGCCCTTTGAACTCTGCCACTTTTCGAAAGTATTTCCTTCAGATCATCGCAGCGACTCCGGTGGTAATCTATCCACATGCAAAGTTGCCTAATGGCCTCCCTCTTCTCCTCTCCTAGGCCTAATATACCTTCATCCTTCTCTTTCATTGCCctctccaacaactcaactttattCTCCAGTTGCTTCACCGATTTCATCAGATTCTCCTTCTCGTTTTCTTCCTTGTTTGCCTTAATCTGTAGCTTCTCAACCTGTTCCCGTAACGTAGATTCTTTTTCCTTCTGATCTTTCAGTTGCTCGATCAGGTTAGTCATTTCATTCATAAGCCGCTTCTTTTCGCTCTTTGTTTCTCCAACCCAATGTTTAGCAATCCTCAGCTCTTTTGATGTTTCTTCAACGCAGTGTTTGTATTTACTATAGCCTTCTTCGAATTTCTGGTTGATAGCTTCAAATCCAGTCAAGGTATTATTCACGTTCCCCGAGATATCAGTGATCATCCTGCGATATGCTTCATTGTTTGCAGACAATGTTGTGATCCTTTCTTCAAGCATTCTTTGTTCTTCCATGAACTTGGCTTCTGCTTTTCTGAAACTCTCTTCTTTCTCAGTTAGTAACTGTTCCGTGACTCGGAGTTTTTGGTTTGACAAGCGGAGCTTAACTTCGATTGTGCGGACGTTCTCGACAAAAGTACTTATCTCATCTCCTTTCATTTCTAAGTCTCGTTTCAAGTCTTCAATAATTTGCTCCAAATCAGCTACAGTTTGATCCTTGGAGTGAACGCTCTTATCGTGCTCTCCAGCCATTTCTTGCATCTTCCTTTCTGTAACTTCGATAAGCGCTTTGCAGTCCTGAAATGAAGTTTCAAGTTGCCTGTACTCCTCGCTTAGCTTGTTAAATGCATCTTCTTGTTCTTTAAGCATTCTCTGATGATCATTTTTCTCATCTCCTTTTGCTTCCAAATCTCTTTGAAGGTCCTCGACCATTTGCTTCAGCTCTGATTTCTGGTTCTCCATTTCATTCAATCTTTCGGATGACTCTTGTTTCTCTCTCTCAAGCTGCAATTCCAGTTCTGCCTTCTGGCTATGAAGGGATTCCAGCTGCTGCTGCAATGTGTTTACCTCATCCATTAAGCTCTGTACTTGATTTGATGCTTCATCACCTTTAAACGCTAAATTTTCTTCCAACAGAGCCTTCTCAGCTTGCAACGACTCCATCTCCGATAGCAGATTATTTACCTGAGCAGTCAAGTTCTCCATTCCAGACAATGATTCTCTGTTATCATCCTCAAGTTTCTTCGTGAGAATAAAaacttcttcttctctcttttctaaCATCATCTCGAGTTCTGAAATGCGGGATTGGAGTCCTATATTTTGTTCTCCCAGCTGTTCTGCTTCACTTGCTTTGTTCTCTAGCTGCTCCGCCATATCTCTGTTAGTTGCTTGCAATGATTCCAACTCAAGTTCCAAGCTTGTTACATGTGCCTCTAATTCTTTTATCTGAGCAGATGATTGACTCCCATGCATATCATGCAACTCTTTGAGTGTCAAAAGTTCCCTTTCTTTCTCAACTAGTTCCTCCTTTGACTGACTCAATTCAGCCATGAGCTGTTGTATTCTGCCCTGTGCCTGCTGAAACTCATTTGAAACCTCAGAAAGTTTCGAGTTAAGGGATTTATTCTCTTCCACGGTAGCATTAAGACCTTCGCCCAATTCCATAACTTGGTGTTCTGCAGATTCCAATCTTTGATTAACCTCAGCTTCTACCTTTGCAGCAGCGTCCAGTTTATGCCTCAGCTCttcattttcaaccaaaagtTTTGATTTTTCACTCTCTGATCTTTCAGATTCAAGCTTCAGATTTTCTATGGTTTCCTCTGCTTCTTGAACCTTGCTTAAAGAGGCTAGGTAATCTGAACTCAAAGCATCTTTTTCTTCACTTGTAGCTGTCAGCTTCCTTTTCAGGTCAGCAATTTCCAGATTTGCTTCCTCAAGTTCTTGTTTAATGCCGTCAGCTATTTTCTGAAATTCGCTTTCCAATTGGCCATTTTTACTGTTTCTGTCTTTCGAAGAATAATCAGAGTCTGAATCTGAACTTGACGAGGACAAGGCATCTTTTTCTTGTTTTCCATGAACTTTTTTCCTCAGCTCCCCTGTGAGATGATCATATTGTTCATAGAGACTTTGGTAGTGCTTGTGGAAATCCTCAATTAACTGGACAAGCGGTTCCTTCTTGGAGTCATTTTCTCCATCTTTGATGAGCTTCAATATTTTTGTCACCTTGTCATCAATTTCTGCAGTGAAGAGAATAAAACATAAACGGAAAATCCTGTTAAATTGAGAGCGGTGGCatttcagaacatccaaaaaaaaataaaaaataaataaaaatgtagaACAATTACCTATTTTACTTCCTTTAAGCTGTTCATCCTTTTCTGGATCAACATGATGCCCAAAGAAGGACTTCATAGACTCCCTAAAACGATGCTTTCTCATCTAAGTTAGATTACCAACAAATTTTGCTCAGCAAGTGTGCGTTAAGACAAGGCAAATCTCCATCTTGAGCATAAAATCTGACAAGCAGGATTAAGGTTAATGACGCTCTAAGTTTTCTCATGCCATATCCATTTACTTACACACTCAGATGCGAATGTTGAACACAGATGTTTCAAGAAAAACAAATAGACAAAACAACAATTCTCAAGATTTAAACAGTAGACCCTCCTTTAATACTCAAAGAGTCTCGAATCAGTCCATCATATTCTATACAGTATGTTCTTTAATGAACAGTTCTCAGGATTTTTTTCAGAACCAGGAATATAAACTATCTAAGGTTTATTCACATACCTGGTAAACAGTGTTTAAATTACTAAATCCCAAAGTATTGCATTGTAAACAGGGTTAATTCCGAACAATCCTGAAAGATCAGCAAGAAAATCCACCAATATTTTGTTTCCATGATCTCAAATCATTAATGCCTACCTTTTCCATCTTTTTCACCAACAAAGCAAGTGAGCATTAAGTTTTCAATAAATGCTAATTCACAAACCTCTCCTACAAAGTTATAGAATGTAAATTATAATGGTCCAAGAAACAGTACCATACATGGGCCGAAAATGGTTTACTACTGTTGAATTGTCCTGTCCTCATGTTTAATCGTGTGATACTTGGCATATGAATTTGATAGTCGataatttatataatacaaaTTTCGAAATTGTCTGCTTGAATGAAATTTATATAGAATTAATATTTGATGCAACGGTATATAAATTATGTATTGTCAATgaatcacatatttacacatcatctaaaattttttaaaataaatccaCTTATATTCATTTTTAGATGATGTGTCACTGCATCAAATATAAATCCATTATgtcttgtttaatttattttgtttatattgcGTAATCATATCATGTCTATCACTAAAATCGTTACTCCCTTACCACAGACACAACCAATGAAATCAACTATCCTAACACATAAAAACTTCCAAGCAGAAAGAAACAATTGAAATATCAAATCCAAgctctttttgtttttgtttttgtttggggTAATCCAGCTCAAAATGACAATCTGAAACCAACAAAAaagaattttctaatttttaagcATGATAATAAACAagattaatgattttaattatattattacaaGAAACAAAAACGTCGTCGTCGTAACCGAATGGATATCTTATCATCAGTATCACCCATTcgtaaatttgataaattgatttggaaaaagaaaaggtcAGCTGTTctttcctccttttttttttccgttTGACAAAACATAAGGCAACGCCCAGTCAATTTATCACTCAATTACTCAAAAACCTTTTATAGTATAATATGAAAAAGAGGAAATAGTATTGctaaaatttaaaaaggaaataaactGTAActgtaaccaaaaaaaaaaacaactcgtTAAAAAATAAACAGTATTATTCACCTGATTCTTCCTCTTCACCTTGTTTTCTCAGTCTTGCTTATGAAGCTTTGATAAGTTTCTACTGAAGCAAATAGATATTTTTTTAGTTCAAATCTAAAGAGAATGAATTTAACAGTAATAATCGAATCTAAGATGATGTAAGCAAAAAGTTCAAAAAGTAGAAAAAtctggaaaatttttgaaaaaggcaaaaagaaaaaagtgaggaagaagaagaagaacttCATTTACTTGAATTCAAATTCATGATCTCAAATCATTTTCAAttctatttcttaaaaaaatcaaaaccacGTGGATTTTTGGGAATCTATATACAATAATACAAGATAATTTTCAACGAGGAAAAGAGAATCTTAAGTTAGATTTATGTTTAAGAAAACGAATGGATGAAagcttaatttattttacaaaaatcatGATAAAATAAAACACAGATAacgaaaattaaactactaaagaTCAAAGATTTCGATAAAAACTAGAGTTTAAGTAATCGAAACAGAAACTACAGT encodes:
- the LOC107952069 gene encoding COP1-interactive protein 1 codes for the protein MRKHRFRESMKSFFGHHVDPEKDEQLKGSKIEIDDKVTKILKLIKDGENDSKKEPLVQLIEDFHKHYQSLYEQYDHLTGELRKKVHGKQEKDALSSSSSDSDSDYSSKDRNSKNGQLESEFQKIADGIKQELEEANLEIADLKRKLTATSEEKDALSSDYLASLSKVQEAEETIENLKLESERSESEKSKLLVENEELRHKLDAAAKVEAEVNQRLESAEHQVMELGEGLNATVEENKSLNSKLSEVSNEFQQAQGRIQQLMAELSQSKEELVEKERELLTLKELHDMHGSQSSAQIKELEAHVTSLELELESLQATNRDMAEQLENKASEAEQLGEQNIGLQSRISELEMMLEKREEEVFILTKKLEDDNRESLSGMENLTAQVNNLLSEMESLQAEKALLEENLAFKGDEASNQVQSLMDEVNTLQQQLESLHSQKAELELQLEREKQESSERLNEMENQKSELKQMVEDLQRDLEAKGDEKNDHQRMLKEQEDAFNKLSEEYRQLETSFQDCKALIEVTERKMQEMAGEHDKSVHSKDQTVADLEQIIEDLKRDLEMKGDEISTFVENVRTIEVKLRLSNQKLRVTEQLLTEKEESFRKAEAKFMEEQRMLEERITTLSANNEAYRRMITDISGNVNNTLTGFEAINQKFEEGYSKYKHCVEETSKELRIAKHWVGETKSEKKRLMNEMTNLIEQLKDQKEKESTLREQVEKLQIKANKEENEKENLMKSVKQLENKVELLERAMKEKDEGILGLGEEKREAIRQLCMWIDYHRSRCDDLKEILSKSGRVQRAS